One Prionailurus bengalensis isolate Pbe53 chromosome D3, Fcat_Pben_1.1_paternal_pri, whole genome shotgun sequence genomic region harbors:
- the HNF1A gene encoding hepatocyte nuclear factor 1-alpha produces the protein MVSKLSQLQTELLAALLESGLSKEALIQALGESGPYLLAGDGPPDKGESRGSGGRAELAELPNGLGEARGSEDETDDDGEDFTPPILKELENLSPEEAAHQKAVVETLLQEDPWRVAKMVKSYLQQHNIPQREVVDTTGLNQSHLSQHLNKGTPMKTQKRAALYTWYVRKQREVAQQFTHAGQGGLIEEPTGDELPTKKGRRNRFKWGPASQQILFQAYERQKNPSKEEREALVEECNRAECIQRGVSPSQAQGLGSNLVTEVRVYNWFANRRKEEAFRHKLAMDTYSGPPPGPGPGPALPAHSSPGLPPPALSPSKVHGVRYGQPTTSEGAEVPSSSGGPLVTVSAPLHQVSPTGLEPSHSLLSTEAKLVSATGGPLPPVSTLTALHSLEQTSPGLNQQPQNLIMASLPGVMAIGPGEPASLGPTFTNTGASTLVIGLASTQAQSVPVINSMGSSLTTLQPVQFSQPLHPSYQQPLMPPMQSHVAQSPFMATMAQLQSPHALYSHKPEVAQYTHTGLLPQTMLITDTTNLSALASLTPTKQVFASDTEASSESGLHTPASQTTTIHIPSQDPAGIQPLQPTHRLSASPTVSSSSLVLYQSSDSNDGHSHLLPSNHSVIETFISTQMASSSQ, from the exons ATGGTGTCTAAACTGAGCCAGCTGCAGACGGAGCTTCTGGCGGCCCTGCTCGAGTCAGGCCTGAGCAAAGAGGCGCTGATCCAGGCCTTGGGGGAGTCGGGGCCCTACCTGCTGGCCGGAGATGGCCCCCCGGACAAGGGGGAGTCCCGCGGCAGTGGCGGTCGGGCGGAGCTGGCCGAGCTGCCCAATGGGCTGGGGGAGGCAAGGGGCTCCGAGGACGAGACGGACGACGATGGGGAAGACTTCACGCCGCCCATCCTCAAAGAGCTGGAGAACCTCAGCCCCGAGGAGGCGGCCCACCAGAAGGCCGTGGTGGAGACCCTGCTGCA GGAGGACCCGTGGCGCGTGGCCAAGATGGTCAAGTCCTACCTGCAGCAGCACAACATCCCACAGAGGGAGGTAGTCGACACCACCGGCCTCAACCAGTCGCACCTGTCCCAGCACCTCAACAAGGGCACCCCCATGAAGACACAGAAGCGAGCGGCCCTGTACACCTGGTACGTCCGCAAGCAGCGAGAGGTGGCGCAGC AGTTCACCCACGCAGGGCAGGGTGGGCTGATTGAAGAGCCCACAGGTGATGAGTTGCCGACCAAGAAGGGGCGGAGGAACCGTTTCAAGTGGGGCCCAGCCTCCCAGCAGATCCTGTTCCAGGCCTACGAGAGGCAGAAGAACCCCAGCAAGGAGGAGCGAGAGGCACTGGTGGAGGAGTGCAATAG GGCGGAGTGCATCCAGCGGGGGGTGTCACCATCACAGGCACAGGGGCTGGGCTCCAACCTCGTCACGGAGGTGCGCGTCTACAATTGGTTTGCCAATCGGCGCAAGGAAGAAGCTTTTCGGCACAAGCTGGCCATGGACACATACAGCGGGCCGCCACCAGGGCCAGGCCCGggccctgcactgccagcccACAGCTCCCCGGGACTGCCCCCGCCCGCCCTCTCCCCCAGTAAAGTCCACG GCGTGCGCTATGGACAGCCGACAACCAGCGAGGGGGCAGAAGTGCCCTCAAGCAGCGGTGGTCCCTTGGTGACGGTGTCTGCACCCCTACACCAAGTGTCTCCCACGGGCCTGGAGCCCAGTCACAGCCTGCTGAGCACCGAAGCCAAGCTG GTCTCAGCAACCGGAGGCCCTCTCCCCCCTGTCAGCACCCTGACAGCTCTGCACAGCTTGGAGCAGACATCCCCAGGCCTCAACCAACAGCCCCAGAATCTCATCATGGCCTCACTTCCTGGGGTCATGGCCATTGGGCCCGGTGAGCCCGCCTCCCTGGGGCCCACCTTCACCAACACAGGTGCCTCCACCCTGGTCATTG GCCTGGCCTCCACTCAGGCACAGAGCGTGCCGGTCATCAACAGCATGGGCAGCAGCCTGACCACCCTGCAGCCAGTCCAGTTCTCCCAGCCACTGCACCCTTCCTACCAGCAGCCACTCATGCCCCCCATGCAGAGCCACGTGGCCCAGAGTCCCTTCATGGCCACCATGGCCCAGCTGCAGAGCCCCCACG CCCTCTACAGCCACAAGCCTGAGGTGGCCCAGTACACCCACACGGGCCTGCTTCCGCAGACTATGCTCATCACCGACACCACCAACCTGAGTGCTCTGGCCAGCCTCACGCCCACCAAGCAG GTCTTCGCCTCAGACACGGAGGCCTCCAGTGAATCCGGGCTGCATACGCCGGCGTCTCAGACCACCACCATCCACATCCCCAGCCAGGACCCCGCTGGCATCCAGCCCCTGCAGCCCACCCACCGGCTCAGCGCCAGCCCCACCG TGTCCTCCAGCAGCCTGGTGTTGTACCAGAGCTCCGACTCCAACGACGGCCACAGCCACCTGCTGCCATCCAACCACAGTGTCATCGAGACCTTCATTTCCACACAGATGGCTTCATCTTCCCAGTAA